A part of Aegilops tauschii subsp. strangulata cultivar AL8/78 chromosome 2, Aet v6.0, whole genome shotgun sequence genomic DNA contains:
- the LOC109762009 gene encoding uncharacterized protein has protein sequence MGDRERRVVFVTVGTTCFDALVKVVDSEELKQALLQKGYTDLLIQMGRGTYKPSKASGNSSLQVEHFTFSPSIADNIREASLVISHAGSGSIFETLRLGKPLIVVVNEDLMDNHQSELAEELAERNHLFCAHPQTLRENVEAMDLNALQPYVPGEAKPVVALINRFLGFPVD, from the exons ATGGGAGATAGAGAAAGGCGAGtggtgtttgtcacagtagggaCGACATGTTTCGATGCTCTTGTCAAAGTGGTAGATTCTGAGGAACTCAAACAAGCACTACTGCAGAAAGGTTACACAGACCTTCTGATTCAAATGGGCCGAGGAACATACAAGCCATCCAAG GCCTCAGGAAATTCAAGTCTTCAAGTTGAGCATTTCACTTTTTCACCAAGCATAGCTGACAACATACGGGAAGCATCCTTAGTCATCAGTCATGCAG GTTCTGGCAGCATATTTGAGACGCTGCGACTGGGCAAACCTCTTATCGTGGTTGTGAATGAAGACCTGATGGACAATCACCAAAGCGAGCTAGCAGAGGAACTGGCCGAGAGGAATCACCTTTTCTGTGCCCATCCACAGACGTTGCGGGAGAACGTCGAGGCGATGGATCTGAACGCGCTCCAGCCTTACGTGCCAGGAGAGGCCAAGCCAGTTGTGGCACTGATAAACAGATTTCTTGGTTTTCCCGTTGATTGA